A portion of the Gossypium arboreum isolate Shixiya-1 chromosome 8, ASM2569848v2, whole genome shotgun sequence genome contains these proteins:
- the LOC108467551 gene encoding ras-related protein RABH1b-like has product MAPVSALAKYKLVFLGDQSVGKTSIITRFMYDKFDNTYQATIGIDFLSKTMYLEDRTVRLQLWDTAGQERFRSLIPSYIRDSSVAVIVYDVASRQSFQNTTKWIEEVRTERGSDVIIVLVGNKTDLVDKRQVSVEEAEAKARDLNVMFIETSAKAGFNIKALFRKIAAALPGMETLSSTKQEDMVDVNLKSTNANSSQSQQEAGGCAC; this is encoded by the exons ATGGCTCCAGTTTCTGCTTTGGCCAAATACAAACTTGTTTTCTTGGGAGATCAATCTGTCGGGAAAACCAGCATCATCACTCGCTTTATGTACGATAAATTCGATAATACTTACCAG GCTACCATTGGTATTGACTTTCTATCGAAAACAATGTACCTCGAAGATCGGACAGTTCGGTTGCAGCTCTG GGATACTGCTGGACAGGAAAGATTCAGGAGTCTTATTCCAAGTTACATTAGGGATTCCTCTGTGGCAGTCATCGTCTATGATGTTGCCA GTAGGCAGTCCTTCCAAAATACTACAAAATGGATTGAAGAGGTACGAACCGAGCGCGGTAGTGATGTTATTATTGTGCTTGTTGGGAACAAAACTGATCTTGTGGACAAAAG GCAAGTCTCAGTTGAGGAAGCCGAAGCCAAGGCTCGTGACCTCAACGTAATGTTTATTGAAACTAGTGCCAAGGCTGGCTTCAATATCAAG GCTCTTTTTCGGAAGATCGCAGCCGCTTTACCTGGAATGGAAACACTTTCTTCAACAAAACAAGAAGACATGGTCGACGTCAATCTTAAGTCTACAAACGCAAATTCATCTCAGTCGCAGCAAGAAGCAGGAGGATGTGCCTGCTGA
- the LOC108469087 gene encoding probable serine/threonine-protein kinase PBL19, giving the protein MKFRGMKCFYYFKRKSRSKGKISAPEEHSGVDTVTKFSSCSTASPRSIPELYETKGHCLRVFSFSELKQATHGFNSLLKIGEGGFGCVYKGAIKPADGKGEPAVVAIKKLSKNGLQLQGHKQWVAEVQFLGVVEHPNLVKLVGYCAVNGEREIQRLLVYEFMQNKSLEDHLFGQAFPTLSWETRLRIMLGAAEGLAYLHEGLEVQVIYRDFKASNVLLDENFNPKLSDFGLAREGPMAGHTHVSTAVVGTYGYAAPDYIETGHLTDKSDVWSFGVVLYEILTGRRSLERGRAKPEQKLLNWVKLFPVDGKKFGSIMDPRLENRFSIGAARDIAKLANSCLSRSHKDRPKMSCVVDRLKQIIQAPIEVYDEDLESPEVSDTEPENKSNQSNVSESWKRRMAHLAKLGEHVEGASGRRLMMLQRAKVP; this is encoded by the exons ATGAAATTCCGTGGAATGAAGTGTTTTTACTATTTCAAGCGCAAGTCTCGAAGCAAGGGGAAAATATCAGCCCCGGAGGAACATTCAGGGGTTGATACGGTCACCAAGTTTTCATCATGCTCGACAGCTTCGCCGCGGAGTATACCGGAGTTGTACGAAACGAAAGGTCACTGTTTGCGGGTATTCTCTTTCTCAGAGCTTAAACAAGCCACTCATGGTTTTAATTCGTTGCTTAAGATTGGCGAAGGCGGCTTTGGGTGTGTCTATAAAGGTGCGATCAAGCCTGCTGATGGAAAAGGTGAACCTGCCGTGGTTGCTATTAAAAAGCTTAGCAAGAATGGCTTGCAGTTGCAG GGACATAAACAATGGGTGGCTGAAGTTCAATTTCTCGGTGTCGTCGAGCATCCGAATCTCGTCAAGCTCGTAGGATACTGTGCTGTCAACGGAGAAAGAGAGATTCAGCGTCTTCTGGTATACGAGTTTATGCAAAACAAGAGCTTAGAAGATCATCTTTTTGGTCAGGCATTCCCGACGCTTTCTTGGGAAACAAGATTACGGATAATGCTCGGAGCAGCCGAAGGATTAGCTTATCTGCATGAGGGTTTAGAAGTTCAG GTGATATATCGAGATTTCAAAGCTTCAAATGTCTTACTCGATGAGAACTTCAATCCAAAGCTTTCGGACTTTGGGCTCGCAAGGGAGGGGCCAATGGCCGGGCATACACACGTTTCAACGGCC GTAGTCGGGACTTATGGTTATGCAGCTCCTGATTACATCGAGACCGGACATCTTACTGATAAGAGTGATGTATGGAGCTTCGGTGTGGTATTATATGAGATTCTTACTGGTAGGCGGTCGTTAGAAAGAGGTCGTGCGAAACCGGAGCAGAAACTCTTGAATTGGGTGAAACTCTTCCCTGTGGACGGTAAGAAGTTCGGGTCAATAATGGATCCTCGACTCGAAAACCGGTTTTCAATCGGTGCAGCTAGAGACATTGCCAAGTTAGCAAACAGTTGTTTATCGAGAAGTCACAAAGACAGGCCGAAGATGAGCTGTGTGGTAGATAGACTGAAGCAGATAATCCAAGCTCCAATTGAAGTCTATGATGAGGATCTAGAGAGCCCTGAGGTATCTGATACCGAACCGGAAAACAAATCGAACCAATCGAATGTTTCCGAATCGTGGAAAAGGCGGATGGCACACCTTGCAAAACTTGGTGAACATGTAGAAGGTGCAAGTGGGAGGAGATTGATGATGTTGCAGAGGGCCAAAGTGCCTTGA
- the LOC108468569 gene encoding cation/H(+) antiporter 28-like, protein MSSKSSRRPPQSHGPSPSHKQCLKFVATSMMSGFGKFVAIISAFLLSRILHHFLKPFSQPQITSDFLIGMVLATIPVVHETFGDISVMNLDNIVDFGMILYTFVLGLEMDPYVIFKAPSRPAIVAYAGMLSTCILTCLLTPWLHYGTKDTNMITLTISLSITLSGSGSHVLTRLITNLKIGKSDIGKLAVVAGVHSDMITMFFYSILFVLFPLEKISSTKGEIKHVVKMILGILIQSIIAAKVSPFFFNWINNENPEGKALKGSHLVLSMAFMAVICSCATWFGYNPFFSAFLAGLFLPTEGRISKWAISKINYLLSLLFYPLLFFWVGLKIDFSDFQGGQIGTWGRFFVLIFIVVVGKVFGTICGGVLLGFRWPELAAIGMLLTAKGHFHVYLAVHAFRSKRIEMPTCISIVIVIFLSIVHTPFIVKHIIRRARALVPVHRMNLQCLDPKTELKILLCVHGSHNLPSAINLLAISRGRPNPGLNVYVTDMVELSDKLASTLEKEEGTNNMVLTDKSMIEMREQITQAFQAYVDEDGTGITLGRSHALATFNGMSRELIVLAEDFMVSLILLPFHKRLNPDGTHDPGSLGFRYVNRKLLRHAPCSIGILVERGSGFADRISKSSECKVAIIFIGGKDDREALSYAGRVAWHPGVKLTVIRFLVDKNSENAPRRVSNRASTAEEEEEMKLDDESFADFYEKYVAGGKVAYMEKHLANSSETYTNLKSLKGQYTLIIVGRGGRVNTILTLGLNDWQQCPELGSVGDVLSGSGFECESSVLIIQQHRLKGQLDGLSDDFSIM, encoded by the exons ATGTCGTCGAAATCCTCACGAAGACCACCGCAGTCACACGGACCATCCCCCTCGCACAAGCAATGTTTAAAATTCGTAGCCACCAGCATGATGAGCGGATTCGGGAAGTTTGTTGCTATCATTTCCGCTTTTCTTCTTAGCAGGATTTTGCACCATTTCTTAAAGCCATTTTCTCAACCTCAGATAACTTCCGATTTCTTA ATAGGGATGGTTCTTGCAACGATACCTGTGGTACATGAGACGTTCGGAGATATATCGGTTATGAATTTGGACAACATTGTGGACTTTGGGATGATATTATACACCTTTGTTTTGGGTCTAGAAATGGACCCTTACGTGATCTTCAAGGCACCATCACGCCCTGCAATAGTGGCCTATGCTGGCATGCTATCAACATGCATATTAACATGCCTTTTAACCCCGTGGTTACATTATGGGACCAAAGATACTAACATGATCACATTAACCATCTCCCTCTCCATTACCCTCTCCGGTAGCGGTTCCCACGTATTGACCCGACTCATAACCAACCTCAAGATTGGCAAATCCGACATCGGGAAGCTAGCCGTTGTAGCCGGGGTTCACTCCGATATGATAACCATGTTCTTCTACTCCATACTTTTTGTGCTCTTTCCGTTGGAAAAGATATCCAGCACGAAAGGAGAGATTAAACATGTTGTTAAGATGATTTTGGGCATCTTGATCCAGAGCATCATCGCGGCAAAAGTGTCGCCGTTTTTCTTCAATTGGATTAACAACGAAAACCCCGAAGGGAAAGCGCTTAAGGGCTCGCACCTAGTGCTCTCTATGGCATTCATGGCAGTCATATGCAGTTGTGCAACTTGGTTCGGTTACAACCCTTTCTTTAGTGCATTTCTGGCCGGACTTTTTTTGCCGACCGAAGGGCGGATATCGAAATGGGCGATCAGCAAGATCAATTACTTGTTGAGCTTGCTTTTTTACCCTCTTCTCTTCTTTTGGGTGGGGCTTAAGATTGATTTCTCTGACTTCCAAGGTGGCCAGATAGGGACATGGGGAAGGTTTTTTGTTCTTATATTTATTGTAGTTGTCGGAAAAGTCTTCGGAACTATCTGCGGTGGAGTACTGTTGGGTTTTCGTTGGCCGGAATTGGCAGCCATTGGAATGCTTTTGACGGCTAAGGGTCATTTTCACGTATACCTGGCTGTTCATGCATTCAGG aGCAAGAGGATTGAGATGCCAACCTGTATATCAATAGTGATTGTGATCTTCCTTTCTATCGTCCATACACCTTTCATCGTAAAGCATATAATCCGACGTGCAAGGGCACTCGTCCCCGTTCATCGGATGAACCTCCAGTGTCTCGACCCGAAAACCGAACTCAAGATCCTGCTCTGCGTCCACGGATCTCACAACTTACCTTCTGCCATTAACTTATTGGCCATCTCCAGGGGCAGACCCAACCCGGGCCTCAACGTTTACGTCACCGACATGGTGGAGCTGTCAGATAAACTGGCGTCCACGCTGGAAAAAGAAGAAGGGACTAATAACATGGTCCTGACCGACAAATCAATGATCGAGATGAGGGAACAAATCACCCAAGCATTTCAAGCTTACGTCGATGAGGATGGGACTGGTATTACGCTGGGACGGTCGCATGCGCTTGCGACGTTTAATGGCATGTCGAGGGAACTCATTGTTTTGGCCGAAGACTTTATGGTTTCGCTTATTTTGTTGCCGTTTCATAAGAGATTGAATCCTGACGGTACTCATGATCCAGGCAGCCTTGGTTTTAGATATGTCAATCGTAAG TTGCTTAGACATGCCCCATGTTCAATCGGGATCTTGGTGGAGAGAGGATCCGGGTTTGCAGATAGAATCTCGAAATCATCCGAATGCAAAGTGGCGATCATTTTCATCGGTGGCAAAGACGACCGAGAAGCCCTGTCGTATGCGGGTCGGGTTGCATGGCATCCAGGAGTAAAGCTAACAGTCATACGATTCCTCGTCGACAAGAACTCGGAGAACGCGCCGAGGAGGGTAAGCAACCGAGCAAGCACAgcggaggaagaagaagaaatgaagctCGACGACGAGAGCTTCGCCGATTTCTACGAGAAATACGTAGCCGGCGGTAAAGTGGCTTACATGGAGAAACACTTAGCCAATTCATCGGAAACTTACACTAATCTCAAGTCATTGAAAGGGCAATATACACTGATCATAGTGGGACGAGGTGGGCGAGTGAACACGATATTGACACTGGGACTCAATGACTGGCAGCAGTGCCCGGAGTTGGGTTCGGTCGGGGACGTGTTATCCGGGTCGGGTTTTGAATGCGAATCATCCGTTTTGATTATCCAACAGCATAGATTGAAAGGACAACTAGATGGGTTAAGTGATGATTTCTCCATTATGTAA